In the Pseudorasbora parva isolate DD20220531a chromosome 23, ASM2467924v1, whole genome shotgun sequence genome, one interval contains:
- the tiprl gene encoding TIP41-like protein, with amino-acid sequence MSSVICHGFQSSKQDFRFGPWTVSAVKTHIMKSKDIERLAETMHMPALPEMLFGDNVLRIQHTDGFGIEFNAIDALKRVNNMQDSVKVACAQEWQESRAEAEHAKDVVKRYDWTYTTDYRGTLLGEHMQIKVTPTTDRIDMEKLKAREQIKFFEDVLLFEDELHDHGVSMISAKIRVMPTSFFLLLRFFLRVDGVLIRINDTRLYHEAGKNHMLREFSTRESQMSDLQHVPPAIYTDPNEIAQYLPLKLTECEKLELPERETAQETSQSPQWRE; translated from the exons ATGTCATCAGTGATTTGTCATGGATTTCAGAGCAGTAAACAGGACTTCCGGTTCGGCCCCTGGACGGTCAGCGCGGTCAAGACCCACATCATGAAGTCCAAAGACATAGAGAG GTTGGCAGAGACGATGCACATGCCGGCTCTGCCAGAGATGCTGTTTGGTGATAATGTGTTGCGCATTCAGCACACCGACGGTTTTGGAATTGAATTCAATGCAATCGACGCTCTCAAACGTGTCAACAACATGCAGGACTCTGTGAAAGTGGCTTGTGCCCAGGAGTGGCAGGAAAGCAG GGCCGAGGCGGAGCATGCAAAGGACGTGGTGAAGCGCTACGATTGGACTTACACTACCGATTACAGAGGGACTTTACTGGGAGAGCACATGCAGATCAAG GTGACGCCGACCACCGATCGGATAGACATGGAGAAGCTGAAAGCGCGAGAACAGATCAAGTTTTTCGAGGACGTGCTGCTGTTCGAGGACGAGCTGCATGATCACGGCGTGTCTATGATCAGTGCGAAAATT AGAGTGATGCCCACCAgcttctttcttctgctgcGGTTCTTCTTGCGAGTGGACGGAGTGCTGATCCGGATAAACGACACGCGTCTTTATCACGAG GCTGGAAAAAACCACATGCTTCGAGAATTCAGCACGCGTGAAAGTCAAATGTCAGACCTCCAG CATGTTCCTCCAGCGATTTACACAGACCCCAATGAGATCGCACAGTATTTACCACTGAAACTCACCGAGTGTGAGAAACTAGAGCTTCCAGAGCGAGAGACGGCACAGGAAACCTCACAGTCTCCACAGTGGCGGGAATGA